The Glaciimonas sp. PCH181 nucleotide sequence ATGCAAGTCACTCCGTAACTGCGCATGGTGAGCCCGGGGCTGACCGTGCATCTCGACAGCCATCGCAGCATGGGCAATAGCCAAAACAAGCTTGAAGAGGCATGCGGCATCTTGCGGCATGTCGTCAAATGCAAACTGATCGAGGTAACTGATCGCGTCTTCCGCTCTCGCAAGCATCTGGTCATAGAAATGTTGAATTTCCTCCATCGAGGCCTTGGAGCGCTGTTGCCAGCGTTCGTCATTCGTGTCGCGCACCCAATACGCAACGAATGGCGCCAAGTCTTCAAATCCTGCAGGTAAAAGCTGAGGAGAAGTCATCGTTCAATCCCCTTGTCGCAACACGGCATCTCGGCAATCCATCGACCGACCAGACGCGACATTCGCGTAGCGTCTCCTGACAGACTTCCTGATTTAACGCTTTTCTGGTCCGCATTTTCGGGCCTTGATTCGGCCGCACCTGCGTGCAATAAATCTCTATTCAACATTGTTATCGTCTCCTCGTAAATGACTGATCTTCAATCGATCTATATTTATTTTTCTGAAGGCGCATAAAGACACCCCATATTCCTGCACACTTCCACAAACCGTTCTTACCATTTGCTCAAACAACGTTACTTTTTTCAAATCGTTTGTGACTATACGACAAAGCTAGCATTAACTATACCAACCAGTAAGGCATTGATTTTTTTCGGTTTTTTTTAATATAAGATTTTTTTTTGTGCAATACGTGACGCTTACGTCAGTCAATTGCTGCCTCTATGACGAATTCGTCGGGTTGGCTATCCGCAGTGTCTCAACCTCACTTACTGCGCGACCAGCCGTAATAACTGCGTGCCATCCGCGACCTGATCGCCCACTTCAAACAGTATTTCCTCAATCACGCCCGCGCCAGGTGCTGAAATGGTGTGTTCCATTTTCATCGCTTCCATCACCAATAACGGCGCACCCTGTTCGACGGTATTGCCTTTCCTGACGTGAATGGCGACGATTTTGCCCGGCATCGGGGCAGTCAGGCGACCGCCTTCGATTTCGGCTTCCCCGGCATGTGCCATTGGGTCGGTATAGACCAGCGTGGTATGGGTGCCTGCGGTAAAGATATGAAACGTGTCGGCTTCACGTACCACCGTGCCGCGTACCGTTTGACCGTCCAGTGTCAGGGTGAAATTCTTGCCAGCATTGCCTGACGTTTGATCATTCTCCTTCTGGGCCACGATGCGTATTACGGCGCTATTCGCACTGGTATTGATGGTGTAGTGCGTCCGGTGATAACCGATGTGAAGCGCATAATGTTGCGCTTCATTAGCGTAGGTGACTGCACGCTGCAAGACGCTATTAAGACGCCAACCGGTGGTAGCGGACCATGGATTCGCGGCGTTGGTGGTGCGCTGTTCGGCATCGAGCAACGCGGCGCTTGCCAGCGCCAGCACGGGTAATGAGGCCACCGGCGTGGGTGGAAACAAGACCTCCTGATTACGCTCTATTAATCCGGTATCCAGATCAGCTGTTGAGAATGCGGTGCTGCCGATCAAGCGTTGCAGAAACGCAATATTAGTCGCCACGCCGACGACTTGATATTCCGCCAGTGCCTGCGCCATGCGTGCCAAGGCTTCGGCGCGGGTCGCGCCCCAAACAATCAGCTTGGCGATCATCGGATCATAAAAAGGTGAAATTGTGTCACCTTCACGCACGCCGGAATCAATCCGAACGGCCACTGGCTGGTTATTGTCCGGATTGTCGTTGCGGGTAAAAGTGACCGCTGACGGCGTGCGCACATGGCGCAAAATGCCGATCGACGGCAAAAAGCCTTTGTCCGGATTTTCTGCATAAATCCGCGCTTCAATTGCATGACCGTTGATCTGCAATTGCGCTTGCGTCAATGGCAGCGGTTCGCCCGCTGCGACCCGTAATTGCCACTCGACCAGATCGGTACCGGAAATCATTTCGGTCACCGGATGCTCGACTTGTAACCGCGTGTTCATTTCCATGAAGTAGAACGCGCCGTCCTGATTGACGATGAATTCCACCGTCCCCGCGCCGACATAGCTGACCGCCTTGGCTGCGGTGACCGCCGCGTGACCCATGGCACTGCGGCGTTGGTCGCTCATACCCGGTGCCGGGGCTTCTTCAAGCACTTTTTGATGGCGGCGCTGCACCGAACAATCGCGTTCAAACAGATAGACACACTCACCCTGCTGATCGGCAAATACCTGAATTTCGATATGGCGGGGGCGGTTCAAATACTTTTCGACCAACACCTTATCATCGCCAAAGCTGCTGATTGCTTCGCGCTTGCAAGAGACCAACGCGTCCTTGAAGTCAGCACTTTTTTCAACGATGCGCATGCCTTTGCCGCCACCGCCAGCGCTGGCCTTGAGCAAGACCGGATAGCCCATGCTGTCAGCTTGCGTGTGCAAAAAGTCCGCGTCCTGCCTCTCGCCGTGGTAACCCGGCACCAATGGCACATCGGCCTGTTCCATCAAGGTTTTAGCGGCGGACTTGGAGCCCATCGCATCAATCGCCGATGCCGGCGGGCCGATAAAGACGATACCTGCGGTTTCGCAAGAGCGGGCAAAGGCCGCGTTTTCCGACAGAAAGCCATAGCCGGGATGGATCGCCTGCGCGCCGGTCGCTAACGCCACGGCCAGAATCACGTCCGCTTTCAAATAACTATCGCGGGCCGCGGACGGGCCGATCAGTACCGCCTCATCGCACATCGCCACATGCTTGGCGTGGGCGTCGGCTTCGGAGTAAACGGCGACCGTTTGTATGCCCAAACGACGGGCGGTGGCGGCGACGCGGCAAGCGATTTCGCCACGATTGGCGATTAGGATTTTGGTGAACATGGCGTACTTTCGAGAAGAATAGGCGTGGTGGCGAAGGATGGCTAAACTGCGATGAGGTCCGAGAATTAATTCCGGATTTACATCCGCGCACTACATCCTAAATACGCCAAATGTCGTCTTCCGAATTGGCGCATTTAACGCCGCACTCAGTCCCAATCCCAGCACCGTCCGGGTATCGGCCGGATCGATCACGCCATCGTCCCATAAGCGTGCGCTGGCGTAATACGGATGACCTTGCACCTCGTACTGATCCTTGATCGGTTGCTTGAACACGGCTTCTTGGTCCGCACTCCAGCTACCGCCTTTGGCCTCGATGCCGTCGCGTTTTACGGTTGCCAATACGCCGGCGGCCTGCTCGCCGCCCATGACCGAAATCCGGGCATTCGGCCACATCCATAAGAAACGCGGCGCGAAAGCGCGTCCGCACATGCCGTAGTTACCGGCACCAAAACTGCCACCGATGATGACAGTGAATTTCGGCACCGCAGCAGTTGAAACGGCGGTGACCATCTTGGCACCGTTGCGGGCAATGCCCTCGTTCTCGTATTTTTGTCCGACCATAAAACCATTGATATTTTGCAGGAACACCAGCGGAATCTTGCGCTGGCAGCATAGTTCGATAAAGTGCGTGCCTTTGAGCGCGGACTCAGAAAATAAAATGCCGTTGTTGGCGATGATCCCGACCGGAATGCCGTGAATATGCGCAAAGCCGCACACCAGCGTGGTGCCATAGCGCGCTTTGAATTCATCGAATTCACTACCGTCAACAATCCGCGCAATGACTTCGCGCACATCAAATGGTTTTCTGGCGTCGGTCGGAATGATGCCGTACAGTTCCTCTGCGGCAAACAATGGTGCTACCGGTTCACGCAATGCCATCTGCGATACTTTAGTACGATTCAAATGCGAGACGATGGTGCGCGCCAGCGACAGCGCGTGCAAATCATTTTGTGCCAGATGATCGGCCACACCGGATAAACGCGTGTGCACATCACCACCGCCCAACTCTTCGGCGCTGACGATCTCACCGGTTGCGGCCTTAACCAACGGCGGTCCGGCCAGAAAGATGGTGCCCTGTTCCTTGACGATAATCGATTCATCGCTCATCGCCGGCACATACGCGCCCCCTGCGGTACACGATCCCATGACCACGGCAATTTGCGGAATGCCCTTGGCCGACAAATTAGCCTGATTATAAAAAATCCGTCCAAAATGATCGCGGTCGGGAAAAACCTTATCCTGGTTCGGCAAATTAGCGCCGCCCGAATCCACCAAATAAATACAAGGCAAATTGTTCTGATCAGCAATCTCTTGCGCCCGCAAATGCTTCTTGACGGTCATCGGATAATAAGTACCGCCCTTGACAGTGGCGTCGTTACAGACGATCACGCATTCCAGCCCGCTGACACGTCCGATACCGGTGATGAGACCGGCTGATGGGGCTACGTTGTCGTACATTGCATATGCCGCCAACTGCGAGAATTCCAGAAACGGCGTGCCAGGGTCAAGCAGCATCTGCACCCGGTCACGCGGCAGCAATTTACCACGTGCAACGTGTTTAGCGCTGGCTGCGACACCGCCACCTTCGGCAATCCGGGCAACCTTAGCGTGCAGATCGTCGACAATTAATTGCATAGCGGCACTGTTGGCGTTGAAATCGTAGGAGCGGGGGGATAGTTTTGAAGTGAGAATTGTCATGGTAGGTATTTAATTATTTTGTGTATCTGCGAGCCCTATCAAATCAACGCAGAAAAATTCAAGTCGTGTAGGTTTGTATCGCGCTATAGACCACACAGGCCAAATCGGATGACTACAATCGTGATAAAACTGACTCGGTCGTCAGGGGGACACGCGCGAATAGGAATACTGAACGGACTCTGCGCCACCAAAAAAAATCGGCGCAGAGCTTATCCGCTTTTACTGCAATGTTTCGAGAATATCTGCGTTGAAGGTTGTCGCGTTCAGCCCGGTATCATTGACACCTGGCGTCATATAAAACGTCACGTGCTGGGCCTTAAGATCTGCGTATTCACCACCGGCAACTGAAATATATTTCATGCCCGACTTGGCTCCGCGACGTTGCTCGAAGTGATAGTTCTGCCAACGCCAAAATTCTCCTTTTTTATCGTAAGCTTCGCCGTAATAAATAACATTGGTATTCACATCTTCATACACGATTTTCTTGCTGTATGGATGCTCAGGAGGTGGAGTTCCCTCAACGACCCACACTTCAACAGGCGTCACGCCTTGCACTGATTGGGCAATCGGATCGCTGTAGTCAATTTGCGGCCATTCTCCAGCTGTTCCGGCTTTAGATGTCACTCGCGCTGCATTGACCTTTGAGTAGTCGATATTGGCAAGAATCCAGCGTTTTCCGAGCAGTTTGATGGATTTATATTTCGAAGGACGCGAGTTCCAGATGTTGATATCGTCATTAATAAAATCG carries:
- a CDS encoding acetyl/propionyl/methylcrotonyl-CoA carboxylase subunit alpha — its product is MFTKILIANRGEIACRVAATARRLGIQTVAVYSEADAHAKHVAMCDEAVLIGPSAARDSYLKADVILAVALATGAQAIHPGYGFLSENAAFARSCETAGIVFIGPPASAIDAMGSKSAAKTLMEQADVPLVPGYHGERQDADFLHTQADSMGYPVLLKASAGGGGKGMRIVEKSADFKDALVSCKREAISSFGDDKVLVEKYLNRPRHIEIQVFADQQGECVYLFERDCSVQRRHQKVLEEAPAPGMSDQRRSAMGHAAVTAAKAVSYVGAGTVEFIVNQDGAFYFMEMNTRLQVEHPVTEMISGTDLVEWQLRVAAGEPLPLTQAQLQINGHAIEARIYAENPDKGFLPSIGILRHVRTPSAVTFTRNDNPDNNQPVAVRIDSGVREGDTISPFYDPMIAKLIVWGATRAEALARMAQALAEYQVVGVATNIAFLQRLIGSTAFSTADLDTGLIERNQEVLFPPTPVASLPVLALASAALLDAEQRTTNAANPWSATTGWRLNSVLQRAVTYANEAQHYALHIGYHRTHYTINTSANSAVIRIVAQKENDQTSGNAGKNFTLTLDGQTVRGTVVREADTFHIFTAGTHTTLVYTDPMAHAGEAEIEGGRLTAPMPGKIVAIHVRKGNTVEQGAPLLVMEAMKMEHTISAPGAGVIEEILFEVGDQVADGTQLLRLVAQ
- a CDS encoding carboxyl transferase domain-containing protein, with protein sequence MTILTSKLSPRSYDFNANSAAMQLIVDDLHAKVARIAEGGGVAASAKHVARGKLLPRDRVQMLLDPGTPFLEFSQLAAYAMYDNVAPSAGLITGIGRVSGLECVIVCNDATVKGGTYYPMTVKKHLRAQEIADQNNLPCIYLVDSGGANLPNQDKVFPDRDHFGRIFYNQANLSAKGIPQIAVVMGSCTAGGAYVPAMSDESIIVKEQGTIFLAGPPLVKAATGEIVSAEELGGGDVHTRLSGVADHLAQNDLHALSLARTIVSHLNRTKVSQMALREPVAPLFAAEELYGIIPTDARKPFDVREVIARIVDGSEFDEFKARYGTTLVCGFAHIHGIPVGIIANNGILFSESALKGTHFIELCCQRKIPLVFLQNINGFMVGQKYENEGIARNGAKMVTAVSTAAVPKFTVIIGGSFGAGNYGMCGRAFAPRFLWMWPNARISVMGGEQAAGVLATVKRDGIEAKGGSWSADQEAVFKQPIKDQYEVQGHPYYASARLWDDGVIDPADTRTVLGLGLSAALNAPIRKTTFGVFRM